A region from the Desulfitobacterium dehalogenans ATCC 51507 genome encodes:
- a CDS encoding DUF4179 domain-containing protein has translation MKDLYEFFNEIDIDLNEFEEAEVDELEKSRVKKRVRERIAETGHSGGLKKRRKSKGMVAVAAAMIMTVGLSGFGLAFPAYAKEVPVIGDIFRFLDDGRTGVYDLYTEKALDIDMVKADNGIEVTLNQGVYDGKTLSFTYTIKTEKDFGERPYLNSEVDVDFAQGSTGGEQLKRVSPGVYVGQSNYTFFSEEEARDSISFRWKISGMTNMEEGAEPKENKKTPCKLNFSVSLNTLDYTVVKIDANQDQVQNVAISLNRLSITPINTLLYYSEIVPNTLSHAAQMDWEIKDDLGNVYEYEGNGGHGKVGDKMTEMEHIITFKRLDPKAKTLLITPTLKLVPTQGGGVEFDENGHETRFSYEGLPEGVTAGEWTMKPISVDLSAVN, from the coding sequence GTGAAAGATCTCTATGAATTTTTTAATGAGATAGATATTGACTTGAATGAGTTTGAAGAGGCGGAGGTGGATGAGCTGGAAAAGTCGAGAGTCAAAAAAAGGGTAAGAGAAAGGATTGCCGAAACCGGTCATTCGGGCGGACTGAAGAAACGGAGAAAAAGCAAGGGAATGGTGGCTGTAGCTGCTGCCATGATTATGACGGTAGGACTCTCCGGTTTTGGTTTGGCTTTTCCCGCTTATGCCAAGGAAGTTCCTGTCATCGGCGATATTTTTCGATTTTTAGATGACGGACGTACGGGGGTGTATGATTTATATACGGAAAAGGCCTTGGACATCGATATGGTCAAAGCAGACAATGGCATCGAAGTGACGCTGAATCAAGGCGTTTATGACGGAAAAACCTTATCTTTCACCTATACCATAAAAACGGAAAAGGATTTTGGGGAAAGACCCTATTTGAATAGCGAAGTTGATGTTGATTTTGCCCAGGGCTCCACAGGCGGCGAGCAGTTAAAGAGAGTCAGTCCCGGCGTCTATGTGGGGCAAAGCAACTATACATTTTTCAGTGAGGAGGAAGCCCGGGATTCGATTTCTTTCCGCTGGAAGATTTCCGGGATGACAAACATGGAGGAGGGAGCAGAACCCAAAGAAAATAAAAAGACACCATGCAAGCTGAATTTCAGCGTATCCTTAAATACTCTGGACTATACCGTGGTCAAGATTGATGCCAATCAGGATCAGGTTCAGAATGTGGCTATCAGCTTAAACCGCCTCTCCATAACCCCCATCAATACCCTTCTCTACTACTCCGAGATAGTTCCTAACACTCTTTCCCATGCAGCCCAGATGGATTGGGAAATCAAGGATGATTTGGGCAATGTCTATGAGTATGAAGGGAATGGGGGGCATGGCAAAGTTGGTGATAAAATGACTGAAATGGAACATATTATCACCTTTAAACGCCTTGATCCCAAGGCGAAAACCCTGTTGATCACGCCGACCTTGAAACTGGTTCCTACCCAGGGTGGCGGTGTGGAATTTGATGAAAACGGCCATGAAACCCGGTTCAGCTACGAAGGGCTGCCGGAGGGGGTCACTGCCGGAGAGTGGACGATGAAGCCGATTAGCGTAGACCTTAGCGCTGTGAACTAA
- a CDS encoding methyl-accepting chemotaxis protein produces the protein MQRFRNMKTASKINSLILLMAVFLGLVGFVGIYSAHNLAASMESMYQNNLLPIKWLNGARGQTRAVEALTLELFITQDQNRQQEILQDIQERVAEVDTLLSDFSKEVTDPYEQERFPKLMDELQAYRVERDKAVDMAIAGKQDEAFRYFSANAADNINVVNVVLKELADYNAQIADEAEIKSKSTASMTTKFMVGLTLAAIVLAVGIGRFIARMISNPLIQLEGTVMEISQGNLTVEKLDISSEDEIGQLAAEVNAMTENLRVLIENITHTAEQVAASSEELTASAEQSASATNQIAATITEVAAGATRQETAVDDTASIVEQMSAGIQQIAANANSVSRSADMTTHAAGQGDKAVNAAVNQMKNIEKTVAGTAQVVTQLGERSKEIGQIVDAISGIAAQTNLLALNAAIEAARAGDQGRGFAVVAEEVRKLAEQSQEAAKQIADLIAEIQKETDSAVKAMNEGTHEVKVGSEVVNSAGEAFNEIVGLIGEVSTQVREISAAIQQMASGSQQIVDSVRDIDRISKEASSQTQTVSAATEEQSASMEEIAASSEELAKMAEELQSSVRKFRI, from the coding sequence ATGCAACGATTTCGCAATATGAAAACGGCCTCAAAAATTAATAGTTTAATACTGCTCATGGCGGTATTTCTTGGACTTGTCGGCTTTGTAGGGATATATTCCGCCCATAATTTGGCCGCTTCGATGGAAAGTATGTACCAAAATAACCTGCTCCCTATCAAGTGGCTGAATGGGGCCCGGGGACAAACCAGGGCAGTGGAGGCTCTGACTCTTGAATTATTTATCACTCAGGATCAAAATAGGCAGCAAGAGATTCTCCAGGACATTCAAGAGCGGGTCGCGGAAGTAGATACCCTTCTCAGTGACTTTAGCAAGGAAGTTACGGATCCATACGAACAAGAACGGTTTCCGAAGCTGATGGATGAATTGCAGGCCTACCGTGTCGAAAGAGATAAAGCCGTAGATATGGCAATAGCGGGGAAGCAGGATGAGGCTTTTAGATATTTTTCTGCCAATGCTGCAGACAATATCAATGTTGTGAATGTTGTTTTGAAGGAACTTGCCGATTATAATGCTCAGATTGCCGATGAGGCAGAGATAAAAAGCAAGTCGACGGCATCCATGACAACTAAGTTTATGGTGGGTTTGACTTTGGCTGCCATTGTTCTGGCTGTGGGTATTGGTCGGTTTATCGCCAGGATGATTTCTAATCCCCTGATTCAGTTGGAAGGTACCGTTATGGAAATCTCCCAGGGGAACCTAACCGTTGAAAAATTGGATATATCTTCTGAAGATGAGATTGGCCAACTGGCTGCGGAAGTTAATGCTATGACGGAAAATTTAAGAGTTTTAATTGAAAATATAACCCACACAGCGGAGCAAGTCGCAGCTTCGTCAGAGGAGTTGACAGCCAGTGCCGAGCAGTCTGCCTCGGCTACGAATCAGATCGCCGCAACCATTACCGAGGTGGCGGCAGGAGCAACCAGGCAGGAAACCGCTGTTGATGATACAGCTTCAATTGTAGAACAGATGTCGGCAGGCATTCAGCAGATCGCAGCTAATGCCAATAGTGTTTCAAGGTCTGCCGATATGACAACCCATGCGGCCGGTCAAGGGGACAAGGCGGTGAACGCCGCCGTGAACCAGATGAAAAACATTGAAAAAACGGTAGCAGGCACGGCACAGGTCGTGACGCAGCTAGGGGAGCGATCGAAAGAAATCGGTCAGATTGTGGATGCTATTTCCGGAATTGCCGCCCAAACTAATCTCCTGGCACTGAATGCGGCAATCGAGGCGGCTCGTGCCGGTGATCAAGGCAGAGGGTTCGCCGTCGTTGCCGAGGAAGTACGCAAGCTGGCGGAGCAATCCCAAGAAGCGGCTAAGCAAATTGCCGATCTGATCGCGGAGATCCAGAAGGAGACCGATAGCGCGGTCAAGGCTATGAACGAAGGTACCCATGAAGTCAAGGTCGGATCGGAAGTGGTGAACTCTGCCGGAGAGGCCTTTAACGAGATCGTAGGCCTGATCGGTGAAGTTTCCACCCAAGTCAGGGAAATCTCAGCAGCCATTCAGCAGATGGCTTCCGGAAGTCAACAAATTGTGGATTCGGTACGGGATATTGACCGCATCAGCAAGGAAGCATCCAGTCAAACTCAGACCGTTTCGGCTGCTACCGAAGAACAGTCCGCATCTATGGAAGAAATAGCGGCATCCAGCGAGGAACTGGCTAAAATGGCGGAAGAGCTGCAGAGCTCGGTTAGGAAGTTCAGGATATAG
- a CDS encoding helix-turn-helix domain-containing protein gives MNTSVDFAHCLKYLLSALGVSINRLSKALNVDGSLVNRWVNGKRIPSYNSNYIEAITQFLSANIKNSLQIQLINELFERVFSVDAGTDCNEEKIKKVLFEAQGISLSNHKKHTKESKKLLKYKKTMANPPFFNEVVSMSHEDKIIAGTHNVASAFRHLLGLALQTHKRKKVIYITYFNDVFFYMSSEEDLRHFQTMLLDLMTQGCEVHYLLRITHDVQRMMDLLNFLKPLIGTDQLYLYYLKSYDSLALGKDYIIVPETGVLSCFFTQVNNCCALYLKNPLAISFYEEYWVRLTQASATPLLMNYPAEKEESFYSSYMECEEAIGNRFLYKDGFSTFTLPLPLYKKLLQKRKASQQEMVSAIAFHQKCLESFQSNIEIYEYKDIYTLDSLSYLVKNRQFFLYDSIGFSAVDLEMEEVVDFLQHMISLLKTYDHYSIAFVRKNAIIPGFEKNVSCLLKERHAAIVEILGPANTAPMRFSIHEPMTVNAVEEYFQILWQQIAPVMKKKAEVIAWLQQEIDSLKSALYLKSDS, from the coding sequence ATGAACACATCCGTTGATTTTGCCCATTGTCTGAAATACCTGCTTTCTGCACTGGGAGTGAGTATCAACAGACTTTCAAAAGCTCTTAATGTGGATGGCTCCCTTGTTAACCGATGGGTAAATGGGAAAAGGATTCCATCGTATAACTCGAATTACATAGAAGCAATCACACAGTTTTTATCAGCCAACATTAAGAACTCTTTGCAAATCCAGCTCATTAACGAGCTATTTGAAAGAGTTTTTAGTGTTGATGCTGGAACGGACTGCAATGAAGAAAAGATTAAAAAAGTGCTTTTTGAAGCCCAGGGGATTTCCCTCAGCAATCATAAAAAGCACACTAAGGAATCTAAAAAATTGCTTAAATACAAAAAAACAATGGCGAATCCGCCTTTTTTTAATGAAGTGGTCAGTATGTCCCATGAGGACAAGATCATTGCCGGAACCCATAATGTTGCTTCAGCCTTCAGGCATCTTTTAGGCTTGGCACTGCAAACCCATAAAAGAAAAAAAGTAATATACATCACTTATTTCAATGATGTATTTTTTTATATGTCCAGCGAAGAAGATCTCCGACACTTCCAAACCATGCTGTTGGACTTAATGACTCAGGGCTGTGAAGTCCACTATCTGCTGCGAATCACTCATGACGTACAGCGGATGATGGATTTGCTCAATTTTTTAAAACCTCTAATTGGAACAGACCAACTTTATCTCTACTATCTCAAAAGCTACGACTCCTTGGCTCTCGGCAAGGACTATATTATCGTTCCTGAAACCGGGGTCCTGTCTTGTTTTTTTACTCAGGTCAATAACTGCTGCGCTCTCTATCTCAAAAACCCTCTGGCCATCTCCTTCTATGAAGAGTATTGGGTTAGGCTTACCCAGGCTTCCGCAACCCCTTTGCTTATGAACTATCCGGCAGAAAAAGAAGAGAGTTTCTACAGCTCGTATATGGAGTGCGAAGAAGCCATCGGCAATCGGTTCCTTTATAAAGATGGTTTCAGTACCTTTACCCTTCCTCTTCCTCTCTATAAGAAGCTTTTGCAGAAAAGAAAGGCCTCCCAGCAAGAAATGGTTTCAGCCATAGCTTTCCACCAAAAGTGTCTGGAATCTTTCCAGTCCAACATTGAAATCTACGAATACAAAGATATCTATACACTTGATAGCTTAAGTTATCTCGTGAAAAACCGGCAATTTTTCCTCTATGATTCCATCGGGTTCTCTGCGGTGGATCTGGAAATGGAAGAAGTGGTGGACTTCCTGCAACATATGATCTCCCTTCTGAAGACCTACGATCATTACTCTATCGCCTTTGTCAGGAAGAACGCGATCATTCCCGGATTTGAGAAAAATGTATCTTGCTTGCTTAAAGAAAGGCATGCCGCCATCGTCGAGATCTTGGGACCAGCGAATACTGCACCCATGCGTTTTTCCATTCACGAGCCCATGACGGTCAACGCCGTAGAGGAGTATTTCCAAATACTCTGGCAGCAAATCGCCCCCGTGATGAAAAAAAAAGCAGAGGTTATCGCCTGGCTCCAGCAGGAAATCGATTCTCTCAAATCCGCCTTATATCTGAAATCAGATTCATAA
- a CDS encoding ABC transporter ATP-binding protein codes for MDILKVEKLCKTYGTREAQVQALKEVSFTMEKGEFAAVVGESGSGKSTLLNCIGGLDNPTSGGVFLEGRNLFSMKERERTVFRRRNIGFVFQSFQLIPELTVEQNIIFPLLLDYQKPDPGSVKEILEVLGLTERRNHLPSQLSGGQQQRTAIGRALITKPMLILADEPTGNLDSKNSRDVMDLLLKASRHYQQTILMITHNINLTSSVDRVLKVTDGVLADLGGMRG; via the coding sequence ATGGACATTCTGAAGGTTGAAAAGCTTTGTAAAACCTATGGAACACGAGAAGCCCAGGTCCAGGCCTTAAAAGAGGTTTCTTTTACTATGGAAAAAGGGGAATTTGCGGCGGTGGTCGGTGAATCCGGCTCCGGCAAAAGCACTTTGCTGAACTGCATCGGCGGTTTGGATAACCCCACCTCCGGCGGAGTCTTTCTGGAGGGCAGAAATCTCTTCAGTATGAAGGAAAGAGAGCGGACCGTTTTCCGACGTAGAAATATTGGCTTTGTCTTTCAGTCCTTTCAATTGATCCCGGAATTAACGGTGGAGCAGAATATTATTTTTCCCCTTCTGCTGGACTATCAAAAACCTGATCCCGGTTCAGTCAAGGAGATTTTAGAGGTATTGGGGCTGACGGAACGCAGGAATCATCTTCCCAGCCAGCTTTCCGGCGGTCAGCAGCAACGGACGGCTATTGGCCGTGCTTTGATTACCAAGCCCATGCTGATCCTGGCCGACGAGCCCACGGGGAACCTGGACAGCAAGAACAGCCGGGATGTCATGGATTTGCTTCTGAAAGCCTCCCGGCACTATCAGCAGACTATTTTGATGATTACTCATAATATTAATCTGACTTCCTCGGTAGATCGCGTCCTGAAGGTAACGGACGGTGTGCTTGCCGATCTGGGAGGGATGAGGGGATGA
- a CDS encoding histidinol-phosphatase HisJ family protein, whose product MFLMDYHMHSLNSSDAHDEITTLCDKAIARGLQEIAITDHFEPSSGNEQYLQYNGKKYFSEISEARQRFEGKIKIKSGVELGQPHRFSKHSLKLIEEYPYDYVLGSAHRLPNNVDFGEVHYTPENLATYCAIYLLELKTLAQWDHYDCLGHLDLVKRYAANYQLRANLMDYQEQLAEILKIVIQKGKGIEVNTSGLRQSSKECLPGLDIIRLYKELGGEIITVGSDAHWAEDVGKGIPEGMELIRRAGFNYVTVYTNRKPTMIKIGDKPTVFTRGGLSA is encoded by the coding sequence ATGTTTTTAATGGATTATCACATGCATTCCCTGAACTCAAGCGATGCCCATGATGAGATTACGACCCTCTGCGATAAAGCCATCGCCCGTGGTTTGCAGGAAATCGCCATAACCGATCACTTCGAGCCCTCTTCAGGTAATGAACAGTATTTGCAGTATAATGGGAAAAAGTATTTTTCCGAGATCTCTGAAGCCCGCCAGCGCTTTGAGGGGAAAATAAAGATCAAGAGCGGAGTGGAGTTGGGCCAGCCTCATCGTTTTTCCAAGCATTCACTTAAGCTCATTGAAGAGTACCCCTATGATTATGTTCTCGGCTCTGCCCATCGCCTGCCGAATAACGTGGATTTTGGAGAAGTACACTACACTCCGGAAAACCTGGCCACCTATTGTGCCATCTACCTGCTGGAACTCAAAACCTTAGCCCAATGGGACCATTACGATTGTCTCGGGCACCTGGATCTGGTCAAGCGCTATGCAGCCAATTACCAGCTGCGCGCCAACCTTATGGATTATCAGGAACAGTTGGCAGAGATTCTTAAGATCGTCATTCAAAAAGGCAAAGGGATCGAAGTGAACACTTCCGGGCTCAGACAATCCTCTAAGGAATGCTTGCCGGGCTTGGATATTATCCGCCTCTACAAGGAGCTGGGCGGAGAGATTATTACGGTGGGTTCGGATGCCCATTGGGCTGAAGATGTGGGCAAAGGCATCCCGGAAGGTATGGAACTGATCAGAAGAGCAGGATTTAATTACGTGACCGTCTATACCAACAGAAAGCCAACCATGATAAAAATAGGAGATAAACCGACAGTCTTTACTAGAGGAGGTTTATCGGCATGA
- a CDS encoding sensor histidine kinase, giving the protein MSFWREKQSRHFCYGLILLSTLLLGWSWLLCMGQTQAAKEMLLSHDSAMVGALLKQGVPPDVIASAVGSTQDDGAGKSLLRQLGYTEQTASHYLPAVSGFAGATFQFVLSGTFIFILLLLAFCWLFLIRRERLYRQALQVIGGFSEGDFTAHLPRSDEGTLSRLFAAVESLASALQAKGETEYKVKEFLKSTISDISHQLKTPLTALTMYNEIIWEEPDNPAIITEFSRKTKAALSRMEQLIQSLLKITRLDAGSIAFEKAPRRISEIIAQAVEELTTRAGSEDKKISVSGQPEEELSCDLQWTREAVGNIIKNALDHTAPGGHIHISWERSQAMVRIAIADDGTGIAPEDLHHIFKRFYRSKQAKDTQGAGLGLALAKAIIEGQGGVLSVQSMQNAGTTFTISFLTEL; this is encoded by the coding sequence ATGAGTTTTTGGCGAGAAAAACAATCCCGTCATTTCTGTTATGGTTTAATCCTTCTTTCCACTCTTTTGCTGGGCTGGAGCTGGCTTTTGTGCATGGGTCAGACCCAAGCTGCCAAGGAAATGCTCTTGTCCCACGATAGTGCCATGGTCGGTGCTCTTCTGAAGCAAGGTGTACCACCGGATGTGATCGCCTCCGCGGTGGGGAGCACCCAAGATGATGGAGCAGGGAAAAGCTTACTCAGACAGCTGGGTTATACAGAACAAACCGCCTCTCATTACCTGCCCGCCGTCTCCGGTTTTGCAGGAGCTACCTTTCAATTTGTTCTTTCGGGTACATTCATCTTTATCCTCCTTCTCCTTGCTTTCTGCTGGCTTTTTCTTATAAGAAGGGAACGGCTGTATCGTCAGGCTTTACAAGTCATCGGCGGGTTTTCCGAAGGAGATTTTACAGCCCATTTGCCGCGCTCCGATGAGGGAACTTTGTCCCGGCTCTTTGCTGCCGTGGAGAGCCTTGCCTCGGCACTGCAGGCCAAGGGGGAAACTGAATACAAGGTCAAGGAGTTTTTAAAAAGCACCATCTCGGATATTTCTCATCAGCTGAAAACACCCCTGACCGCCCTTACGATGTACAACGAGATTATCTGGGAAGAGCCGGATAATCCCGCCATCATCACAGAGTTTTCCCGAAAAACAAAGGCGGCTCTCAGCCGTATGGAGCAATTGATCCAGTCCCTTCTCAAAATCACCCGCCTTGATGCAGGAAGTATAGCCTTTGAAAAAGCACCCCGGCGGATCTCTGAGATCATAGCTCAAGCGGTTGAGGAATTAACCACACGTGCCGGGAGTGAAGACAAAAAGATCAGTGTAAGCGGACAACCGGAGGAAGAGCTTAGCTGTGACCTGCAGTGGACGAGGGAGGCTGTGGGAAATATTATCAAGAATGCCTTGGATCACACCGCTCCCGGCGGTCATATCCACATTTCCTGGGAACGCTCTCAGGCCATGGTGCGGATTGCTATTGCCGATGATGGAACGGGTATTGCTCCGGAGGATCTTCACCATATTTTCAAACGGTTTTACCGCAGCAAACAGGCCAAAGATACCCAGGGAGCCGGTCTCGGCCTGGCCTTGGCCAAAGCCATTATTGAGGGGCAGGGAGGAGTCCTGTCCGTTCAAAGCATGCAAAATGCGGGCACAACCTTTACGATATCCTTCCTTACGGAATTGTAA
- a CDS encoding ABC transporter permease, with protein MKSYLDLIPISAKVHKKQSRMTRICIVLAVFLVTAIFGMADMELRSQQLQEIKKGGNWHVLFSGIDEHTAAMIAARPEVKFSGWYTYLGEKEEYTLSGKSVAAVGLDKNTFEEMLPTQITEGVYPTGENEAALTVNAKSGMGINLGDIITLEHSGSEPVQLTVVGFVEGTSQLLKQDTHALLLTTEGLRSSIPQEGYTSQYMVQLSPYCTMQKVIADITKQYGLADQQVLENGNLLAVLGQSDNNYVLGLYGIAGVLFIVVLLAGVLMIAGSLNSNVMQRTEFFGMLRCLGATQKQIMRFVRREGMQWCKTAIPLGLGMGIMVVWALCGVLKILSPGYFSELPTFGISWISILSGIAVGIVTVLLAAQSPAKKAARVSPLAAVSGNANSVQPISGAANTTLFKIETALGIHHATSSKKNFLLMVGSFSLSIILFLSFSATVDFMHHAVRPLKPWTPDLSIVSTDNTPSVSNGLLEELRDHRAVKRAYGRMFAYDIPVKVKGQERTINLISYEDYQFTWAQDSLIEGSLDEGAQKKDQVWVVYDSENPLQVGDQLALSFGEVPKEVRVAGVLSTSPFSSVEGVDSVICSEGTFRELTGERNYTIIDIQLSSGATDEDVDEIRSLAGPDVRFSDQRAGNREGRGAFYSMALFIYGFLAVILLITVFNIVNSVAMSVAARLKQYGAMRAIGMSDHQLVKMVRAEAITYAAAGSSVGCILGVTLHKLVFEKMITSHWGDPWQLPLGELSLIVAIVMITSLLAVHGPAKQIHTMSIVDTISAK; from the coding sequence ATGAAAAGCTATCTGGACCTCATCCCTATTTCCGCCAAGGTTCATAAAAAACAGAGCAGAATGACCCGGATTTGTATTGTTCTGGCCGTATTTCTGGTTACCGCTATTTTCGGTATGGCTGATATGGAACTACGCAGCCAACAATTGCAGGAGATCAAAAAAGGCGGCAACTGGCATGTATTGTTCTCCGGTATTGATGAACACACTGCCGCCATGATCGCCGCCAGGCCGGAGGTTAAATTCTCGGGTTGGTATACCTATCTTGGTGAGAAAGAGGAGTATACCCTTTCCGGAAAATCCGTGGCTGCCGTTGGTTTAGATAAGAATACATTTGAGGAAATGCTCCCTACGCAGATCACGGAGGGAGTCTACCCAACCGGAGAAAATGAAGCTGCCCTGACTGTAAACGCGAAAAGTGGTATGGGGATCAACCTGGGGGATATCATCACACTGGAGCATTCCGGTTCTGAACCGGTACAGCTTACTGTGGTGGGTTTCGTTGAAGGGACTTCCCAATTGCTGAAGCAGGATACCCATGCCTTGCTCCTTACCACCGAGGGATTGCGTTCCTCCATTCCCCAGGAGGGCTACACAAGCCAATATATGGTTCAGCTCTCTCCCTACTGCACTATGCAAAAAGTGATTGCCGATATAACAAAGCAATACGGACTTGCCGATCAGCAAGTCCTGGAAAATGGAAATTTGCTGGCGGTGCTGGGCCAAAGCGATAACAATTATGTGCTTGGACTCTATGGTATCGCCGGGGTTTTGTTCATCGTGGTCTTGCTGGCTGGGGTTCTCATGATTGCCGGCAGTCTGAACAGCAATGTCATGCAAAGGACGGAGTTTTTTGGGATGCTGCGCTGTCTGGGAGCGACCCAAAAGCAAATTATGAGGTTTGTCCGCCGGGAAGGGATGCAATGGTGCAAAACGGCTATCCCTTTGGGACTAGGCATGGGAATCATGGTCGTGTGGGCGCTTTGCGGGGTTCTGAAAATTTTAAGCCCCGGTTATTTTTCCGAGCTGCCGACCTTTGGCATCAGTTGGATCAGTATCCTGTCCGGTATAGCGGTAGGTATCGTTACGGTGCTCTTAGCCGCCCAATCCCCGGCCAAAAAAGCGGCCCGTGTTTCACCCCTGGCCGCAGTTTCAGGGAATGCAAACTCTGTTCAGCCCATCTCCGGAGCGGCCAATACCACTCTTTTTAAAATCGAAACCGCCCTTGGTATCCATCATGCCACATCAAGCAAAAAGAATTTCCTATTGATGGTGGGCTCTTTCTCGCTCAGCATTATCCTTTTTCTTTCCTTTTCAGCTACCGTTGATTTTATGCATCATGCCGTCAGGCCATTAAAACCATGGACACCGGATCTTTCCATCGTGAGCACGGATAATACCCCCTCAGTATCCAATGGTCTTCTGGAAGAGCTGCGTGACCATAGGGCAGTTAAGCGGGCATATGGCCGGATGTTCGCCTATGATATCCCGGTCAAAGTGAAGGGGCAAGAGAGGACCATCAACCTGATTTCTTATGAAGATTATCAGTTCACATGGGCGCAGGACAGCCTGATCGAAGGTTCTCTGGATGAAGGGGCTCAGAAGAAAGATCAGGTATGGGTTGTTTACGATTCAGAAAATCCGTTGCAGGTGGGGGACCAGCTCGCCCTTAGTTTCGGAGAGGTCCCAAAAGAGGTTAGGGTAGCGGGAGTGCTTTCCACCAGTCCTTTTTCCAGTGTGGAGGGTGTGGATTCGGTGATTTGCTCGGAAGGGACCTTCCGGGAATTGACTGGTGAAAGGAACTACACGATTATCGATATTCAGCTTTCCTCAGGGGCAACGGATGAAGATGTGGATGAGATTCGCTCTTTGGCCGGTCCCGATGTCCGGTTTTCCGATCAGCGGGCCGGCAACCGTGAAGGGAGGGGAGCTTTTTACTCCATGGCTTTATTCATCTATGGCTTTTTGGCGGTGATCCTGCTCATTACCGTCTTCAATATCGTGAACAGTGTGGCTATGAGTGTGGCGGCCCGTTTGAAACAGTATGGGGCCATGCGGGCTATCGGCATGAGTGACCATCAGCTTGTCAAAATGGTAAGAGCGGAGGCAATTACCTATGCCGCCGCCGGAAGTAGTGTCGGCTGCATTTTGGGGGTGACTCTGCATAAACTGGTGTTCGAGAAAATGATTACCTCCCATTGGGGTGATCCCTGGCAGCTCCCCCTTGGGGAACTTAGTCTGATCGTGGCCATTGTCATGATCACATCACTTCTTGCCGTCCATGGTCCGGCCAAACAAATTCACACTATGTCGATTGTGGATACCATAAGTGCCAAGTAA
- a CDS encoding sigma-70 family RNA polymerase sigma factor: MKTNNNVIGRLKNREEDALEFIMDEYFPLVKGIVRQVLLPIGSRELAEECISDVFLAVWHHAEKFKGEGEEDFRKWLCAIAKYRAIDFYRRERKCVEIPSSDRKGIDLFPPQESAEEQVLFKENTKEMKKLLNSFSSTDRNIFIMKFFWGMPSEEISRKLGLTKSAVDNRIYRSKKQLVKGVLSIGEGGN, translated from the coding sequence ATGAAGACCAATAACAATGTCATAGGGCGCTTGAAAAATAGAGAGGAAGATGCTCTGGAATTTATTATGGATGAATACTTCCCTTTAGTGAAGGGGATTGTCCGTCAAGTCCTGCTTCCTATAGGAAGTAGGGAGTTGGCGGAGGAATGCATCAGTGATGTTTTCCTTGCCGTTTGGCATCATGCGGAAAAATTTAAGGGGGAAGGGGAGGAGGATTTCCGCAAATGGCTCTGCGCCATCGCCAAATACAGGGCTATTGACTTTTATCGCCGGGAAAGAAAATGCGTTGAAATTCCTTCTTCCGATCGTAAGGGGATAGATTTGTTTCCGCCCCAAGAATCAGCAGAGGAGCAGGTGCTGTTTAAGGAGAACACAAAGGAAATGAAAAAGCTGCTGAACTCCTTTTCTTCTACGGACCGCAACATATTTATTATGAAATTCTTTTGGGGTATGCCCTCTGAAGAGATATCCAGGAAATTAGGACTGACGAAATCTGCTGTCGATAATCGTATTTACAGGAGTAAAAAACAGCTGGTAAAAGGTGTTTTGAGCATAGGAGAAGGGGGAAATTAA
- a CDS encoding HD-GYP domain-containing protein produces MEDRTVIKTINAEGIIGQHGYRVSRLCVSMGRQLGLTERAITELSIAGLFHDLGKIAVCRAILEKPGKLTTEEYTEIKRHSEIGYRILGSVRGMENMAEFVLYHHERWDGKGYPRQLKGGEIPLYSRVIGLADAYDAMTNNRSYRKALSKKAAIQELLRNSGTQFDPELVGEFIKTL; encoded by the coding sequence ATGGAAGACAGAACCGTGATAAAAACTATAAATGCTGAAGGCATCATTGGTCAGCATGGATATAGAGTTTCCCGGCTTTGTGTAAGTATGGGAAGGCAATTAGGCTTAACGGAAAGGGCTATCACAGAACTCAGTATTGCGGGGCTTTTTCATGATCTTGGCAAGATAGCTGTCTGCAGAGCTATTCTTGAAAAACCCGGAAAGTTGACCACAGAAGAGTATACGGAGATAAAGCGTCACTCGGAAATAGGATACAGAATCCTCGGTTCGGTCAGAGGAATGGAAAACATGGCGGAATTTGTGCTTTATCACCACGAGCGTTGGGACGGCAAGGGCTATCCCCGGCAGCTCAAAGGCGGAGAGATTCCTTTATATTCCCGTGTGATCGGTCTGGCCGATGCTTATGATGCCATGACTAACAACCGGAGCTACCGCAAGGCCCTATCCAAGAAAGCGGCTATCCAGGAGTTATTAAGGAATTCAGGGACACAATTTGATCCGGAGCTGGTGGGGGAATTTATTAAGACACTGTAG